A single genomic interval of Eurosta solidaginis isolate ZX-2024a chromosome 3, ASM4086904v1, whole genome shotgun sequence harbors:
- the LOC137246244 gene encoding uncharacterized protein, translating to MIEKLNISNGVERNEKDEERQQRLREQARRFILETRTKSINGGRGSDSLDSPTTPTKLKRMNFSPERIISSIHNGIDDYGVPSVGKNSPTKAPMSPTKKSHHRAMLTSY from the exons ATGATTGAAAAGCTAAACATTTCCAATGGCGTTGAACGCAACGAGAAGGAC GAGGAACGTCAACAGCGTTTGCGCGAGCAAGCACGTCGCTTTATTCTCGAGACGCGTACGAAATCAATAAATGGCGGCAGAGGTAGCGACAGTTTAGATAGTCCGACTACGCCCACCAAGCTGAAACGTATGAACTTCTCACCTGAACGCATCATATCATCTATACACAATGGCATCGACGACTATGGAGTGCCGAGTGTGGGCAAAAATTCCCCAACAAAGGCGCCAATGTCGCCTACAAAAAAATCACACCACCGCGCGATGTTGACGAGTTATTGA